CTTCTTTATCCAATTATTTGTTTAACTGTGACAACTTTCTGCATGAGGTCCCTATTCTTCAACTTTTTATGTAGACCATCTGATTGAGGTCCTCTCCAACTACATTTTACGAAGTACCCAAAAACCATGGTCAGGTCAAGGGCAAGGCAGTTGAACTAAAACTAATAGGCTAGAGATTATTATAGATAGAAagtattatacttttttttttgctctCGGGCTTGATTGATGTTATTCAGACGAGTAAGTTATAGTAAAATTTACTTATTAGTACATTTACATCCACATCCAGCTTTGATTATTCCATTTGTcatatgtttctttcctttttcttgaaTATGATGTTTTGGCTTTCCTATTTCATCTCATTTTGCCTATATAAACTGTTTCTCTTTGTCCTGTTTGATTGGTTAAAGCTGTAGTTCatggtcattttcaaattaaaatattgccCAAACATCATGTGAGACTACGACAAAAAGAGCGACAAGATTGTATTTACTAGTCAAATTTCTTGTTATGAGTGGTAGTCCATTAACACAAGTCTTTGCATCTTTTCCAGATGGTCTTACCACTTTTTCTTCTACAATAGAAGATTGAAACGTGTCGTGAGTTTCCGCTTCAGCTGTGTGAGGTGATTACTCTACTCTTCCAATGTTCCAGGATGTGATATTCTACTTTTAACCAGCATACATTTAGGTCTGATCAACTGTTGTTTATTGCAGTAACTTGGTTAGTGAAGGACACCTATTAGACGACTCAAGTTTTGATGAAGATGGAGAGATATTCGATGGTATGGACATGTGAATACAACATTTTGTTCATAGCACGTTGTTAGTGTCGTAAATCCTTGTATCGAATTAGTGGTGTACAATTTGACAGTAGGTACTGAAACTTCTATATATATCGTAAATAAGCAGCATCCTTGTATCGTTTAGAGGGTTTGAGGTAGCGACTCTCGCGCTGCTTCGTGATCAGTTATGTATTTTTCTGTACTCTGTGATGAAGATTTTTTCAAAGTTATGGTTGGCATTACTGTTGCCCCTATTCTTATGAAGCTCTTTGTGTGTATTTCTTGTGTCCTGCATTGGTCAAGTTGAATTTCGAAATTTTATGGACAAAAGTGTTTAATAATTTCATTCTTCTCGTTTACTATCTAAGTTTTATTGGCAAGTTCTTATGATTTagtttttcactttttcatcagCAATTTTTAGGTTAACCTATTTTTTGCCAGTGTTTTATATAACCTTCATACATATGTTATCTTTACAATAATGCTCCTTATTAATAGCATTGAATACTTTgatttccattatttttaaacttaattTGCTTAGTTGCATAGTGACTATCAGTAAATGTTTGATCAATAATGTATCGTATTgtattatatatcattttataatatattatattgtgtTGTATGTATATTGGTTTACTATAGGATGTGAGCagtaaaataatatacataccaTATAATACGATACATTATGAAATGATACGTAATAACTATCCAAACAATGTGTAAAGACTCAGTAGCATACAACTAGTTTACATTGGTTTGGATcattttaagtatttattaAATAGATTAGAGTGTGTTAGTaatacttgcatgtgtatattgattatattaaaattatttttgtgcaTTAAAAGTAGTTTGTACATTAAAAAATAGCATgcattgtatatattaaaaagatgtaaaaaaagttttgaggggtaataagatttttaattatatatgtaaatgtaTGCATTGAAATTATTGCATTGctaatatcaaaaaatttagtATCTTAATAATACACATCTTAATACATGATAGAATATATAGTAGTTATACATAAAGTGAAattcttactttttttaataatcaaattataagaTTTTAATCCATattttaacatgtattttactgtcatacaaatataaaattaagtataatttattatatttttgtatagcttttaaatatttaaaatattgaataaatctAATTCAACGTAGCAATAAAGATTTATCAAATGACTTTTAGAGTCATAGTAAAACAAAGCATCATAAATAAATGTGAACAAAGAGAGTATAAATAAGTTATGATAgttataaatttcttttgaaattcgaagaatatcacataaattgagatgaAAAGATAGTCATAAATTTCTTTTGGAATCTGAAGAGTGTCACGGAAATTAAGATGAAAAGATAGtcataaatttcttttaaaatctgAAGAGTGTCACGTAAATcgaaataaaagaataatacaaaGAGTTAAATTAGAGAGGGGAATAATTCTCTCTATATAAAGGAGAGCGTGGATAAAGATATTACTATAATTCGTTCCAGAGTgctaatatatattatctattaTACGACAATATAAAATGCCTGGTGGCAAAGGTGGTGGCGGTGGTGGTAAGGGAGGCGGCGGCGGCGGCGGAAACGGTGGTGGAGGTGGAAGTGGTGGTGCTAAAAGTGGCGGTGGTAGTGGCGGCTCTGCTAAGGGGAGCGGCGGCGGCGGGTCAATGAAGGCGCCAGGTGGCGGCGGCGCGTACATTTCAAGGGGTGGCTTTGAGAGTAACCCACAGGGTTACTTCTCTGG
This DNA window, taken from Solanum lycopersicum chromosome 5, SLM_r2.1, encodes the following:
- the LOC101265130 gene encoding uncharacterized protein is translated as MPGGKGGGGGGKGGGGGGGNGGGGGSGGAKSGGGSGGSAKGSGGGGSMKAPGGGGAYISRGGFESNPQGYFSGLHSGQKGK